In Gammaproteobacteria bacterium, the following proteins share a genomic window:
- a CDS encoding ImmA/IrrE family metallo-endopeptidase, whose amino-acid sequence MDKAAIEIAVRRLQKKIWEERAKFCPVELHKNPVYLLEPEYAASVLGVKFTRHEELVTDPLTSRGSKIEIAGLIDRQRKEIAISRKFPARTIRFTSAHEIGHWVLHREQVMFRDMPIQGLQRESGTRDHQEAEADYFAACFLMPRKLVIERFEANFLTEVPLVIDDTTAFYLCPSDPDSILRAESASLTCALAAASCESYGGQRIPSMAKQFRVSVTSMAIRIKELGLIQE is encoded by the coding sequence ATGGACAAAGCAGCAATAGAAATTGCAGTACGTCGCCTCCAGAAGAAAATCTGGGAGGAGAGAGCAAAATTTTGTCCAGTTGAACTACACAAAAACCCAGTTTATCTACTGGAGCCAGAATATGCGGCAAGCGTTTTAGGCGTAAAATTCACAAGACACGAAGAGCTGGTCACTGACCCTCTTACTTCGCGCGGCTCAAAAATTGAAATTGCGGGCCTTATTGACCGACAAAGGAAAGAAATTGCTATCTCACGGAAATTCCCAGCTCGAACTATCCGCTTTACATCGGCCCATGAAATTGGACATTGGGTATTACATCGCGAACAGGTAATGTTCCGCGACATGCCCATTCAAGGCCTACAAAGAGAATCAGGCACGCGTGATCACCAAGAAGCCGAAGCAGACTACTTTGCGGCCTGTTTCCTAATGCCGAGAAAATTGGTCATAGAAAGATTTGAGGCTAACTTTCTAACTGAAGTGCCACTAGTGATAGATGACACAACTGCTTTTTACCTATGTCCATCTGACCCAGATTCGATATTAAGAGCTGAATCCGCATCGCTAACTTGCGCTCTTGCGGCAGCCTCATGCGAATCCTATGGAGGGCAGCGCATCCCTTCTATGGCCAAGCAATTCCGAGTCTCCGTTACCTCAATGGCCATCAGAATCAAAGAGCTAGGGCTAATACAAGAATAA